In Cotesia glomerata isolate CgM1 linkage group LG3, MPM_Cglom_v2.3, whole genome shotgun sequence, one genomic interval encodes:
- the LOC123262118 gene encoding odorant receptor 83a-like isoform X1: MMGANVEIHRRVINITIPMLRYCAVWPCSASTSAVIKIINGLYIIFNFVLLILYLISLAFDLYYNSTDMNVYGNDGCYVLGTVMIMFKGYKFRMMYEKLSTLIDDVYGPIDTLIRTSDRGMVATIKHSIFFEFIHFSAFLTGCLSLSFTIIVLTPREKGELPIRGVYPFNSTVTPYNEMALFYQSYCVIYCLLIIVALDIMIIAFIRWVTVQMKALTANYKNCNSETAKRATLISAAETLKMINGFQSWKITDDDLEIRTFLSFDKSEAEDSDDGFVWRFKTCVKHHQRLLKLMLNLNATLSPFILVQFGISTLIICVSGFQWISNTGNHGNLIKYTVFLVICFAELLFWCFYGDAFNYTADAITHSQWMSGWEDEFNKKTNYNISNLLTIPMNQSIRRLEIKAFGMFSLSMPTFLSVVKSSYSVLVLMTTATEEE, translated from the exons ATGATGGGTGCGAACGTTGAAATTCATCGGAGGGTTATAAATATTACTATTCCAATGTTGAG ATATTGTGCAGTTTGGCCATGCTCTGCATCAACATCTGcagtcataaaaattattaacggcttgtacataatttttaattttgtgctCCTTATTCTTTACTTGATAAGTCTGGCTTTTGACTTGTACTACAACTCTACAGATATGAATGTCTATGGTAACGACGGATGCTACGTTTTAGGCACAGTCATGATTATGTTTAAAGGATACAAGTTCCGAATGATGTATGAAAAACTTTCAACGCTCATTGATGATGTCTATGGTCCAATCGACACATTAATAAGGACTTCAG atcGAGGAATGGTAGCTACCATCAAACACagtatattttttgaattcatCCATTTCTCTGCATTTTTGACTGGATGTCTATCACTTTCGTTCACCATAATCGTATTGACACCTCGAGAAAAAGGGGAGCTCCCGATTAGAGGAGTATACCCTTTTAATTCAACCGTAACGCCGTACAATGAAATGGCGCTGTTTTATCAATCTTACTGTGTAATCTACTGTCTCCTAATAATAGTGGCGCTGGACATAATGATAATagccttcattagatgggtgACGGTTCAAATGAAAGCATTAACGGCGAATTACAAAAATTGCAATTCTGAAACAGCGAAACGTGCGACTTTAATTTCAGCAGCAGAAacattgaaaatgattaatgGATTTCAGTCATGGAAGATAACTGATGATGATTTAGAAATACGGACATTTTTGTCTTTTGATAAGAGCGAGGCTGAAGATAGTGATGATGGGTTTGTTTGGCGATTCAAAACCTGTGTTAAACATCATCAGAGACTTTTGAAGCTCATGCTTAATCTTAATGCTACTCTCAGTCCCTTTATATTGGTACAGTTTGGAATCAGTACGTTGATTATATGCGTGAGCGGTTTCCAATGGATTTCA aaTACAGGCAATCACGGGAATTTAATTAAGTATACAGTATTTTTAGTAATATGCTTCGCTGAACTATTATTTTGGTGTTTTTATGGCGACGCTTTTAATTATACC GCAGACGCTATAACGCACAGCCAATGGATGTCTGGTTGGGAAGatgaatttaacaaaaaaacaaattacaatATCAGTAACCTATTGACGATTCCGATGAATCAATCGATCAGACGCTTGGAAATAAAAGCTTTCGGAATGTTTTCTTTGTCCATGCCGACATTTCTTTCA GTTGTCAAAAGCTCGTATTCTGTTTTAGTACTTATGACCACAGCTACTGAAGAAGAATAA
- the LOC123262118 gene encoding uncharacterized protein LOC123262118 isoform X2, translating into MMGANVEIHRRVINITIPMLRYCAVWPCSASTSAVIKIINGLYIIFNFVLLILYLISLAFDLYYNSTDMNVYGNDGCYVLGTVMIMFKGYKFRMMYEKLSTLIDDVYGPIDTLIRTSDRGMVATIKHSIFFEFIHFSAFLTGCLSLSFTIIVLTPREKGELPIRGVYPFNSTVTPYNEMALFYQSYCVIYCLLIIVALDIMIIAFIRWVTVQMKALTANYKNCNSETAKRATLISAAETLKMINGFQSWKITDDDLEIRTFLSFDKSEAEDSDDGFVWRFKTCVKHHQRLLKLMLNLNATLSPFILVQFGISTLIICVSGFQWISADAITHSQWMSGWEDEFNKKTNYNISNLLTIPMNQSIRRLEIKAFGMFSLSMPTFLSVVKSSYSVLVLMTTATEEE; encoded by the exons ATGATGGGTGCGAACGTTGAAATTCATCGGAGGGTTATAAATATTACTATTCCAATGTTGAG ATATTGTGCAGTTTGGCCATGCTCTGCATCAACATCTGcagtcataaaaattattaacggcttgtacataatttttaattttgtgctCCTTATTCTTTACTTGATAAGTCTGGCTTTTGACTTGTACTACAACTCTACAGATATGAATGTCTATGGTAACGACGGATGCTACGTTTTAGGCACAGTCATGATTATGTTTAAAGGATACAAGTTCCGAATGATGTATGAAAAACTTTCAACGCTCATTGATGATGTCTATGGTCCAATCGACACATTAATAAGGACTTCAG atcGAGGAATGGTAGCTACCATCAAACACagtatattttttgaattcatCCATTTCTCTGCATTTTTGACTGGATGTCTATCACTTTCGTTCACCATAATCGTATTGACACCTCGAGAAAAAGGGGAGCTCCCGATTAGAGGAGTATACCCTTTTAATTCAACCGTAACGCCGTACAATGAAATGGCGCTGTTTTATCAATCTTACTGTGTAATCTACTGTCTCCTAATAATAGTGGCGCTGGACATAATGATAATagccttcattagatgggtgACGGTTCAAATGAAAGCATTAACGGCGAATTACAAAAATTGCAATTCTGAAACAGCGAAACGTGCGACTTTAATTTCAGCAGCAGAAacattgaaaatgattaatgGATTTCAGTCATGGAAGATAACTGATGATGATTTAGAAATACGGACATTTTTGTCTTTTGATAAGAGCGAGGCTGAAGATAGTGATGATGGGTTTGTTTGGCGATTCAAAACCTGTGTTAAACATCATCAGAGACTTTTGAAGCTCATGCTTAATCTTAATGCTACTCTCAGTCCCTTTATATTGGTACAGTTTGGAATCAGTACGTTGATTATATGCGTGAGCGGTTTCCAATGGATTTCA GCAGACGCTATAACGCACAGCCAATGGATGTCTGGTTGGGAAGatgaatttaacaaaaaaacaaattacaatATCAGTAACCTATTGACGATTCCGATGAATCAATCGATCAGACGCTTGGAAATAAAAGCTTTCGGAATGTTTTCTTTGTCCATGCCGACATTTCTTTCA GTTGTCAAAAGCTCGTATTCTGTTTTAGTACTTATGACCACAGCTACTGAAGAAGAATAA